The Candidatus Schekmanbacteria bacterium RIFCSPLOWO2_02_FULL_38_14 DNA segment TGTCTACCACAGAATCAAGCTCGACGAGTTTGCCTGTAGATGAGCGTATATACAGCATTGAAAGCGCTGTGGGGTCCAACTGTTTTGCGCTCATTCAGAGCCACCTTGTAGCCTAACCTCACCGGACAATTAATGGCATATTTAAATCAAAATTTTTTTGGCGACTTAACAACTTATCCCTTCTTTGTCAAGGCAACCCATTCCATAATTTTTATTTTTATTTAACAGAAAAATTTCAGCTATTTTAATATGCCAAGTATCTCTTTCTCCTTAACTTTTTATCCTTTTATTACCTTCTTCCTCCTGCTTGGGTCCAGGGTTTTCTTCCTGATGCGGATTGAAAGGGGAGTAACTTCAACAAGCTCGTCCTCCTTGATAAATTCTATTGCCTGCTCAAGGCTCATTATGCGCGGCGGGATAAGGAGGAGGTTCTCATCAGAGCCTGCAGCCCTGATGTTTGTAAGTTTTTTTTCCTTTGTCACATTTACATCAAGGTCATTATCTCTTGAGTTCTCGCCAACAACCATTCCCTCGTACACATGAATCCCTTCTTTTATAAAAAGTATTCCTCTTGGCTGAAGGTGGAAAAGCGCGTAAGTTGTTGACCTTCCCTCCCTGTCTGCAACAAGGGCTCCTGAAAAACGTTTTGAAATCTGCCCCTGCCATGGCTCATAGCCATCAAAGATATGATTTAAGAGCCCTGTCCCTTTAGTATCTGTGAGAAACTGCGAACGGAAACCTATAAGTCCCTGTGCCGGTATTCTGAACTCAAGACGAACCCTGCCATGCCCGTTATTCTGCATCTTTATCATTCTTCCCCTGCGCATCCCGACCTGCTGCGTAACCACCCCGACAAATTCCTCAGGAACATCTATTACAAGGTTTTCCATTGGCTCGTGTAAAATGCTGTCAATCTTCTTTGTTACTGCCTCTGGCATTGAAACTGAAAGCTCATACCCTTCCCTCCTCATCATCTCAATAAGTATGGCAAGCTGCAGTTCTCCTCTGCCATAAACCTTAAAGGAATCCGTGTTGTCAAAATCAACCCTTATGGCTACATTATAAAGAAGCTCCTTTTCAAGCCTCTCTCTTAAGTTTCTTGAATTGCTGTATTTTCCTTCCTTCCCTCCAAATGGAGAGGTATTAATAGAAAAGACCATAGAGATTGTAGGCTCATCAACCTTGATTCTTGGAAGGGGTTTTGGCTTTTCCGCATCTGTTATTGTATCGCCAATGTTTATCCCTTCAAGTCCTGCAAGGGCAACAATATCTCCCATTGAGGCATCATTTATCTCAACCCGTTCAAGTCCTTTAAACCCGGAAAGAGATGTTATTTTTGTTTTAACAACTCCTCCATTGTTGCCTGCCATTGCTACAAGGTCTCCGACCCTTATAGAGCCTGAAAATATTCTTCCTATTCCAAGCCTGCCAACATAGTCGTTATAATCAATATTTGTAACAAGCAGCTGAAGCAACCCCTTTTCATCACCTTCAGGGAGAGGGATTGTTTTTAAAATCTGCTCAAAAAGGACTTTCAAATCTTTTGAGTCTTCATCAAGAGAGAGCTTTGCTATTCCCAGTTTTGCGTTTGTGTAAACTATCGGGAATTCAAGCTGCTCTTCTGTGGCATCAAGGTCAATAAAAAGGTCATATATTTCATTAAGCACATCCTGAATCCTTGCGTCAGGCCTGTCTATTTTATTTATGACAAGGATTGGAGGAAGGTTCTGCTCAAGGGCTTTTTTGAGGACAAACCTTGTCTGTGGGAGGGGTCCTTCTGATGCGTCAACAAGCAGGAGCACGCCATCAACCATTTTGAGCGTACGTTCAACTTCCCCGCCAAAATCAGCATGGCCCGGAGTATCCACAATATTTATCTTCACGCCCATATATTCAACGGCTGTGTTCTTTGCCATTATAGTGATGCCGCGCTCTCTCTCAATGTCTATATTGTCCATCACCCGCTCCTGTACCTTTTCATTGGAGCGGAATATCCCTGACTGCCTGAGCATCCAGTCGACAAGGGTTGTTTTGCCGTGGTCAACATGGGCAATAATAGCTATGTTCCTTAAATCTTCACGTTTCATATTAATACCTTTCTGTCTCCTTTCAGTTAATCAGTTAGGATGTGTATAATACATCTTTACTGATTTATTGCAAATTTAATCCATTCTAACCACTTTATCAGGCAGGGCTGGCTCTAAACTGTAATAAAGAACCCCGCCTAAAGGCGGGGCTTTTGAATTTATTTTGTTCGTTTGTCATCCCGTGAAACTTGTCCTCGACTGCGATCGGGGAACTGGAATCCATGGTTCGACTCTTCGGCAAGGCTCAGAGCTCACCATGCATCCTGAGCTTGTCGAAGGACTGGATTCCTGCTTACGCCTGCCTGCCGGCAGGCAGGCAGAAATCGTTACGAGCCATTGGCGCTCACAGAGGCACATGAAAATAGTCAGGCGGGACGCCTGTCCGATGGAATTTTCGGATCAATGATATACAAGAAAAGCAACTTTTCCTCCCCGTCTAAAGACGGGGTATTCAAATTATATTTTAATAAAATTACCTCCTTCGCATTTTCTCAAGTATCATTCTCTGTTCCCTGCGTTCACCTGCCTTGCGAGGAACATAAACCGGATTGAGTGTGTTGCGGTCAATCCCTGTAACATACATGGCAGTAGAAAGTGTGCCCGGGGTTGGTGTAAAATCCTGAAAGAACCGCACAGAAAATCCCATTCTTTTTATCTTCTCTGCAAGAGCCTCCATATCCTTAAGAGTACACCCCGGATGGGCAGATATGAAGTAGGGAGAAAAATATATCTTCTTGCCCTGTTTTAAAGCTATCTCCCTGCATTTTTTCAGAAACTGGGAAAGAATCTCTGAGCCTTGTTTATGCATCAGCCGCAAAACCCCTGCCTCAGTATGCTCAGGCGCTATCTTCATCACTCCGGGAATATGTTTGTCCAGTAATCTTGCTAATAGCCTTGGTGTACGCAGAAGCAGTTCCATCTGAAGTCCTGACGATACAAAAACATGTTTTACTCCCTTGACTCTTGAAATCTTTTCCAGCAATCCTACAAAGGCATTCTCATCCATTCTGAGATAATTACAGACCCTTGGATAGAGGCAATCGTGCTTAATACAGGAAGATGAGTTTCTGCATGACGTTCCGTAAAGGTTTGCTGTGGGACCTCCAAGGTCGTTTATTGTTCCCTTAAAATCAGGCATCATGGTAATATTTTTTACTTCTTCAAGAACAGATTCATGGCTGCGGCTTATTATCAAAGGACCCTGATGTCGTGCTATGGCACAAAAGGAACAATTCCCGGAACACCCCCTTACTATGGTTACAGAATGTCGTATCATTCTGTAAGCCGGCACATCCCCTGACTCAGGATGCGGAGCGCGGGCAAAAGGGAGGCAGTAAAGGGAATCAAGCTCTGCTGCTTTAAGCGGTTCTGCGGGCTTGTTCTGCAGCACCCACATAGCCTGCTGGCTCTGGAGTACCGGAACCTGTGAAAGGGCTCTGGCATGCCTGTCCACATCAAGCTCTGCATCCATAAATTTTCTTACATCTTTCTGTATATCCTGCCATGAAGGCAATACAAGGGGCGGCTTCTCAAAACCCCTTTCCTTCATCTCCTTATCGCTTATCCTTTCACATGTTCCGGCTATGCCACTCAAGCCTCTGCCCTGTTCAAGCCTGCCTGCTATCTCAAGCACTGTCCGCTCGCCCATGCCGTATACAAGAAGGTCTGCCTTGGAATCGGTCAGGACAGAGGCGCGCAGTTTTTCCTGCTGAAAGTCATAGTGGACAAATCTCCGCAGCGATGCCTCAAGCCCGCCAAGAACAACCGAAATATTTTTGTATGCAGCCCTTGCAAGAATTGAGTAAGAGATAGATGCCCTGTCAGGCTTGCGCCTTGAAGTCTTGCTTTGCTCCTTCCCAAAATATGGATTTCCCTGCGGTGAATAGTCATCAAAATCCCTGACCTTTGCATTTCCTGTGTAGTTAGAGACTATTGAATCCACATTCCCCGCTGTGATTCCAAAAAAGAGACGGGGCTTTCCAAATCTCCTGAAGTCATCAGGGTTGTGATAACGTGGCTGGCTGAGTATTGCCACGCGGTATCCATGTGCCTCAAGCCACCTTCCTATAAGTGCTACTCCAAATGATGGATGGTCAACATAGGCATCGCCGGTAATCAGAACCACATCAACATAGTCCCAGCCCCTTTCAAGCATCTCTTTTTTCGTAGCCGGAAGAAATGCAGAACTGCTCATTAATAAACCTTTTTTGAAAATACTGTTTCCTGTTTTGCCAGAAAAGAAATCTTCTCTTTATGGTTTTCTTTTATCTTAATATCTTAAATTTAAGAATTGACAAGCATTTAAATCCCCGCGCCTTTATCTCCCATTAAACTCTTTTTACTTTTCTTTCTTGACACTGCCAAAAAAGGCATATAAAGATTTATAAAAATCTTTTTTCAATTAAATCACACAAATAAAATCTATTTAAAAAGAGGAGCGGATGCTTTCCCGGGTACTAAGCTGCGCCACAATCGGGATTGATGCATATATTGTCGAAGTTGAAGTAGACATTGCCCTCGGGCTTCCAACCTTCTCAACTGTCGGGCTTCCTGATGCTGCTGTAAAGGAGAGCAAGGACAGGGTAAAGGCAGCAATAGTCAATACCGGTTTTGAGTTTCCTGTAAGAAGAATAACAGTCAACCTCGCCCCTGCTGACATTAAGAAAGAGGGACCTATCTTTGACCTTCCAATTGCAATAGGAATAATTGCCGCACAGGGCTTAATTGATGAAGGTGTCCTTAAAGACTATGTAATCCTTGGTGAGCTCTCTCTTGACGGAACTATCAGGACAATCAAGGGCGCACTTCCAATGGCTGTTGCAGCGCGGGATTCCGGAAAAAAAGGGATTATCCTGCCAAAAGAAAACTGCGATGAGGCAGCAGTTGTAAATGGAGTAAAAGTATATCCTATTTCCTCACTTCCGGAAGCAGTAGAATTTTTAAATGGAAGGCTTGAACTCTTGCCTGTGAAGATAGATTTAGAAAAAATCTTTGAAAACAACTCGAGACACAGGACCGACTTTACTGATGTTAAGGGACAGGAGCACGCAAAAAGAGCCTTAGAGGTTGCAGCCGCAGGAGGGCACAACATCATAATGATAGGCTCTCCTGGCTCAGGAAAAACAATGCTTGCAAAACGCCTGCCAACAATCCTTCCTGATATGACCTTTGAAGAAGCAATTGAGACAACAAAGATCCATTCTGTAGTGGGACTGCTTGAAAAAAGCCAGGCAATGGTTGGAACAAGACCATTCCGTTCCCCACACCACACGATTTCAGATGCAGGGCTGATAGGCGGAGGTGCAATTCCAATGCCCGGTGAAGTAAGCCTATCGCACAACGGGGTGCTGTTTCTTGATGAGTTGCCTGAATTTAAGAGAAATGTCCTTGAGGTAATGCGCCAGCCTTTAGAGGACGGCAGAGTTACAATCTCAAGGGCATCTGCATCACTCACATTTCCGGCGCGCTTTATGCTTGCTGCTGCTATGAACCCCTGCCCCTGCGGTTTTAAATTTGATACAAAGAAAGAATGTACCTGCTCACCGGGGCAGATTCACAAATATCACGCTAAAATATCAGGACCGCTTCTTGACCGCATTGACATCCACATAGAGATACCGGCTTTAAAATATAAAGAGCTTTCCTCAGATTCAGCAGGCGAGCCGTCAAAAGTAATCCGTGGAAGAATTAACTCTGCAAGAAAGGTCCAGCAGGAGCGTTTCAAAGGGGACGGGATTTTCTGCAATGCCCACATGTCGCCTAAGCAGATAAAAAAATTCTGTGCCATTGATGAAGCAGGGCAAAAGCTCCTTGAAACAGCAATCAACAGATTCGCCCTCTCAGCGCGCGCCTATGACCGCATCTTAAAGGTCTCGC contains these protein-coding regions:
- a CDS encoding YgiQ family radical SAM protein, which codes for MSSSAFLPATKKEMLERGWDYVDVVLITGDAYVDHPSFGVALIGRWLEAHGYRVAILSQPRYHNPDDFRRFGKPRLFFGITAGNVDSIVSNYTGNAKVRDFDDYSPQGNPYFGKEQSKTSRRKPDRASISYSILARAAYKNISVVLGGLEASLRRFVHYDFQQEKLRASVLTDSKADLLVYGMGERTVLEIAGRLEQGRGLSGIAGTCERISDKEMKERGFEKPPLVLPSWQDIQKDVRKFMDAELDVDRHARALSQVPVLQSQQAMWVLQNKPAEPLKAAELDSLYCLPFARAPHPESGDVPAYRMIRHSVTIVRGCSGNCSFCAIARHQGPLIISRSHESVLEEVKNITMMPDFKGTINDLGGPTANLYGTSCRNSSSCIKHDCLYPRVCNYLRMDENAFVGLLEKISRVKGVKHVFVSSGLQMELLLRTPRLLARLLDKHIPGVMKIAPEHTEAGVLRLMHKQGSEILSQFLKKCREIALKQGKKIYFSPYFISAHPGCTLKDMEALAEKIKRMGFSVRFFQDFTPTPGTLSTAMYVTGIDRNTLNPVYVPRKAGERREQRMILEKMRRR
- a CDS encoding GTP-binding protein TypA, whose product is MKREDLRNIAIIAHVDHGKTTLVDWMLRQSGIFRSNEKVQERVMDNIDIERERGITIMAKNTAVEYMGVKINIVDTPGHADFGGEVERTLKMVDGVLLLVDASEGPLPQTRFVLKKALEQNLPPILVINKIDRPDARIQDVLNEIYDLFIDLDATEEQLEFPIVYTNAKLGIAKLSLDEDSKDLKVLFEQILKTIPLPEGDEKGLLQLLVTNIDYNDYVGRLGIGRIFSGSIRVGDLVAMAGNNGGVVKTKITSLSGFKGLERVEINDASMGDIVALAGLEGINIGDTITDAEKPKPLPRIKVDEPTISMVFSINTSPFGGKEGKYSNSRNLRERLEKELLYNVAIRVDFDNTDSFKVYGRGELQLAILIEMMRREGYELSVSMPEAVTKKIDSILHEPMENLVIDVPEEFVGVVTQQVGMRRGRMIKMQNNGHGRVRLEFRIPAQGLIGFRSQFLTDTKGTGLLNHIFDGYEPWQGQISKRFSGALVADREGRSTTYALFHLQPRGILFIKEGIHVYEGMVVGENSRDNDLDVNVTKEKKLTNIRAAGSDENLLLIPPRIMSLEQAIEFIKEDELVEVTPLSIRIRKKTLDPSRRKKVIKG